One Anaerobacillus alkaliphilus genomic region harbors:
- a CDS encoding sensor histidine kinase — MRFMQKQMIWSIVFSLILFTIFTIIYITVFPVENWGLLLDAKIFDLPIYIFLPGIAIALGIIFGLSGIMTFKKQLEVVEEALQQLEQGRLFEEEKVTYSEELAPVFQKVKSIQRQMIEQVKTAQKLASEKAVDQEKEVQKIVSQERNRLARELHDSVSQQLFAASMLMSAITETKQEEDSREAKQLKLVEEMIHQSQLEMRALLLHLRPVPLKGKSLQEGMQELLNELSQKVPMEISWKIEEVPLEKGVEDHLFRILQESVSNTLRHSKATSLEVLLINRDDLIILRISDDGVGFNVSEEKAGSYGLQNMHERAKEIGGVLKVVSLKNKGTRLEVKVPLMVGD; from the coding sequence ATGAGGTTTATGCAGAAGCAAATGATCTGGAGCATTGTATTTTCTCTGATTCTTTTCACTATTTTCACCATTATATACATAACGGTATTTCCGGTAGAAAATTGGGGTTTGTTACTTGATGCAAAAATCTTTGACTTACCAATTTACATATTCTTACCGGGGATTGCTATTGCTTTAGGGATTATCTTTGGCTTATCTGGCATTATGACTTTTAAAAAACAGTTAGAAGTCGTAGAAGAGGCATTACAACAGCTTGAGCAGGGACGGCTTTTTGAGGAAGAGAAAGTCACCTATTCGGAAGAACTGGCTCCAGTTTTCCAAAAAGTAAAGAGTATCCAAAGGCAGATGATCGAACAAGTAAAGACGGCCCAGAAGCTTGCGAGTGAAAAAGCCGTTGATCAAGAGAAAGAAGTACAAAAGATTGTTTCACAAGAACGTAATCGCTTAGCTAGAGAGTTACATGACTCAGTGAGTCAGCAATTATTCGCAGCATCTATGTTGATGAGTGCTATTACAGAGACGAAGCAAGAGGAAGACAGCCGAGAAGCAAAACAATTAAAGCTAGTTGAAGAAATGATTCATCAATCTCAGTTAGAAATGAGAGCACTGCTTTTACATCTACGCCCAGTTCCACTTAAAGGAAAATCTCTTCAAGAAGGAATGCAGGAGCTTCTTAACGAACTATCACAAAAAGTTCCGATGGAAATATCATGGAAAATAGAAGAAGTCCCTTTAGAAAAAGGGGTAGAGGATCATTTGTTTCGAATTTTACAAGAGTCTGTTTCCAATACGCTTCGACATTCCAAAGCTACTAGCCTAGAAGTGCTTTTGATTAACCGCGATGATTTAATTATTCTACGAATTTCAGATGATGGTGTTGGTTTTAATGTTTCTGAGGAAAAAGCTGGATCCTACGGGTTGCAAAACATGCATGAACGGGCAAAAGAAATTGGTGGCGTCCTGAAGGTAGTAAGCCTAAAAAATAAAGGAACTAGATTAGAAGTCAAAGTTCCATTAATGGTGGGTGACTAA
- the liaF gene encoding cell wall-active antibiotics response protein LiaF, translating into MDNHTKSDYISWTILIGLLLLVVEITFFNKGLAFTLIFAGALLYFGGKRLQSSIGKLIFGLGCLVLFFTTIDMIVFKFLIFAVIAYVIIYFYKSKNRPLLIQPVMKDLDRTGIQVLKQPPLFKNLFYGRQATPEQIYEWQDVNIQTGIGDARIDLSNTVLPKGEAVIAIRNFIGNIQVLVPYDVEVNVAHSVLAGTTIVFEEANEKLFNQTLVYRTNGYMEAPHKIKIITSMGIGRLEVKRI; encoded by the coding sequence ATGGATAATCATACAAAGTCAGATTATATTAGCTGGACCATTTTAATAGGATTACTTCTTCTCGTCGTAGAAATTACCTTCTTTAACAAAGGTTTAGCATTTACACTAATTTTTGCGGGGGCATTACTTTACTTTGGTGGAAAACGGCTGCAAAGTTCCATCGGTAAATTAATTTTTGGACTAGGATGTCTTGTCTTATTTTTTACCACGATTGATATGATTGTCTTTAAGTTTTTAATTTTTGCAGTGATTGCTTATGTCATCATTTATTTTTATAAATCTAAAAATCGTCCATTACTGATCCAACCTGTAATGAAGGATTTGGACCGTACCGGGATACAAGTGTTAAAACAACCGCCTTTATTTAAAAATTTATTTTATGGACGCCAAGCGACACCTGAGCAAATTTACGAATGGCAGGATGTAAATATCCAAACAGGAATTGGTGACGCCAGAATCGACCTAAGTAATACAGTACTCCCAAAAGGTGAGGCTGTGATAGCGATTCGTAATTTTATTGGCAATATACAAGTTCTCGTTCCGTATGATGTAGAAGTAAATGTTGCCCATTCAGTCTTGGCGGGTACGACGATTGTTTTTGAAGAAGCAAATGAAAAATTGTTTAATCAAACATTGGTGTATAGAACAAATGGCTATATGGAGGCACCACATAAAATAAAAATTATAACCTCGATGGGGATTGGTAGATTAGAGGTGAAAAGAATATGA
- a CDS encoding response regulator translates to MIKVLFVDDHEMVRIGVTSYLSAQPDIEVVAEADNGARGVELALELRPDIVLMDLVMKEMDGIEATRRIIEAWPEAKIIIVTSFLDDEKVYPALEAGATSYMLKTSKASDIANAVRATFQGQTVLEPEVTGKMMTKMRQKKVIQPHEQLTEREMEILLLIAEGKTNQEIADEAFIALKTVKVHVSNILGKLEVNDRTQAVIYAFKHGLIK, encoded by the coding sequence GTGATAAAGGTATTATTTGTAGATGATCATGAAATGGTAAGGATAGGCGTCACTTCCTACTTATCGGCACAGCCTGACATCGAGGTTGTTGCTGAAGCGGATAATGGTGCCCGTGGTGTTGAGCTAGCCCTTGAGCTGAGACCAGACATCGTTTTAATGGACTTAGTTATGAAGGAAATGGACGGTATTGAAGCAACTCGTAGAATTATCGAAGCGTGGCCTGAAGCAAAAATCATCATTGTGACAAGTTTCCTTGATGATGAAAAAGTCTACCCAGCTCTTGAAGCAGGAGCTACCAGCTACATGCTAAAAACTTCAAAAGCAAGCGACATAGCTAATGCGGTACGTGCCACCTTCCAGGGACAAACGGTGCTAGAGCCTGAAGTTACTGGGAAAATGATGACGAAAATGCGTCAGAAGAAAGTAATTCAACCACACGAGCAACTGACTGAGCGGGAGATGGAAATATTACTTTTAATTGCTGAGGGAAAAACAAATCAGGAAATCGCTGATGAAGCGTTTATTGCATTAAAAACGGTGAAGGTTCACGTCAGCAATATATTAGGAAAGCTAGAAGTAAACGATCGGACCCAAGCGGTCATTTATGCCTTTAAGCATGGGTTAATCAAATAG
- a CDS encoding alanine/glycine:cation symporter family protein: MEELVGWLNGILWSQPVIYAILGVGLLFSVLTRFLQVRHIKDMFVLMFQGKSSKQGISSFQALAVALSGRVGTGNIAGTATAIAMGGPGAVFWMWTIAFIGAGSAFVESTLGQIYKVNQDGQYRGGPAYYIEKGIGWKWFAVIFAFSAVIALSLLLPGIQSNSIASGMENAFGISKSVTGIVLVGLIGIIIFGGIKRIATVAQYVVPFMALAYMFVALIIVVMNISQFPAVISLIVRSAFAADSAFGGIIGLAVAWGVKRGVFSNEAGQGTGPHAAAAAEVSHPAKQGLVQAASVYIDTLLVCSATAFMILVTGMYNVKDAAGNFIVENLPGVDAGPAFTQNAIESVMPGFGASFVAIALFFFAFTTIMAYYYMAETNIAYMLRGKNGTIPMTILKIVLLVATFFGAIRATGLAWDLGDVGLGLMVWLNLIAILILAKPALAALRDYEEQKKQGLDPVFDPVKLGIKNADYWEHEYKKEDNVG, translated from the coding sequence ATGGAGGAACTAGTAGGTTGGTTAAATGGTATTCTGTGGAGTCAGCCAGTTATTTATGCTATTTTGGGTGTCGGACTTTTATTTTCTGTTTTAACTCGTTTTCTTCAGGTAAGACATATTAAAGACATGTTTGTATTAATGTTTCAAGGAAAAAGCTCTAAACAAGGGATTTCCTCATTCCAAGCTCTAGCAGTAGCTCTTTCGGGGCGTGTAGGTACCGGTAACATTGCGGGTACTGCAACTGCGATTGCGATGGGTGGTCCGGGAGCTGTATTTTGGATGTGGACAATTGCTTTTATTGGAGCAGGTAGTGCTTTCGTCGAGTCAACTCTTGGTCAAATTTATAAAGTGAACCAAGACGGACAATATCGCGGGGGGCCAGCATATTACATAGAAAAGGGTATCGGCTGGAAATGGTTTGCCGTAATATTCGCCTTTTCTGCAGTAATTGCGCTTAGCTTATTATTACCAGGTATTCAATCCAATTCAATTGCATCAGGTATGGAAAATGCATTTGGTATAAGCAAGTCAGTAACAGGAATTGTTTTAGTAGGACTTATCGGAATTATTATTTTCGGTGGTATTAAAAGGATTGCTACAGTAGCCCAATACGTAGTACCTTTCATGGCGTTAGCTTATATGTTCGTAGCTCTAATTATTGTTGTTATGAACATCAGCCAATTCCCTGCAGTAATTTCTTTAATCGTAAGAAGCGCATTTGCTGCTGACTCTGCCTTTGGAGGTATTATTGGTCTGGCTGTTGCGTGGGGAGTAAAGCGTGGGGTATTCTCGAACGAAGCTGGTCAAGGAACTGGACCACATGCCGCTGCAGCTGCTGAAGTTTCGCATCCAGCAAAACAAGGTTTAGTTCAAGCTGCTTCTGTCTATATTGATACACTTCTTGTGTGTTCTGCAACTGCATTCATGATTTTAGTAACAGGTATGTACAACGTGAAAGATGCAGCTGGGAATTTTATTGTTGAAAATTTACCAGGTGTTGATGCAGGACCTGCATTTACACAAAATGCGATTGAGTCTGTTATGCCTGGATTTGGAGCATCGTTTGTTGCGATTGCATTATTCTTCTTCGCATTTACAACTATCATGGCTTACTACTATATGGCTGAAACAAACATTGCTTACATGTTACGTGGGAAGAATGGAACAATCCCAATGACTATTTTAAAAATAGTTCTACTTGTAGCTACATTCTTTGGGGCAATTAGAGCAACAGGTTTAGCTTGGGATTTAGGAGATGTTGGGTTAGGGTTAATGGTTTGGTTAAACTTAATCGCGATCCTAATTCTTGCAAAACCAGCATTAGCTGCGTTGAGAGATTACGAAGAGCAAAAGAAACAAGGCCTCGACCCAGTGTTTGACCCAGTTAAGCTTGGTATTAAAAACGCTGATTATTGGGAGCATGAATATAAAAAAGAGGATAATGTAGGGTAA
- a CDS encoding GNAT family N-acetyltransferase: protein MLSLEELQDPLSEESLEIQYAILNSDPYFLQHAEGKIEIPKVQIIQENLEYLSLGAKFYFLKKSTEIVGLAHYVPYNPYDHTLWLSLFIIDKAYQKNKLGYKGYLLFEDFLREKHNVDKIRLCVQVQNKRGARFWEQNGYKKVMSTIDQKNLHIDIYDKIFS from the coding sequence TTGCTTTCTCTTGAAGAACTTCAAGATCCATTGTCTGAAGAAAGCCTAGAAATACAATATGCAATTTTAAATTCTGACCCATATTTCTTACAGCATGCAGAAGGGAAAATAGAAATACCAAAAGTACAAATCATACAGGAAAACCTAGAATATTTGTCTTTAGGTGCAAAATTTTATTTTCTTAAGAAATCAACGGAGATTGTTGGGTTAGCGCATTATGTTCCATATAATCCTTACGATCATACATTATGGCTGAGTTTATTTATCATAGATAAAGCCTATCAAAAAAATAAACTTGGCTATAAAGGGTATCTATTATTTGAAGATTTCTTAAGAGAGAAACATAACGTAGACAAAATAAGGTTATGTGTTCAAGTTCAGAATAAGCGGGGCGCAAGGTTCTGGGAGCAAAATGGCTATAAAAAAGTAATGTCTACCATTGACCAAAAGAACCTTCACATTGATATCTACGACAAAATATTTTCATAG
- a CDS encoding flagellar basal body rod protein: MKKFGLFILGGIAAIILIANLGPMAMFAISLAILYYAFKGFMKADTSLSKVAWAVVGLILFSITASNVPALVGVLAAVVLYFVYKKWNEEPSIIEPKQTQTESTDPFVNFEREWAELKRNF, from the coding sequence GTGAAAAAATTTGGATTGTTTATTTTAGGTGGGATTGCAGCGATCATCTTGATTGCCAATTTAGGACCGATGGCGATGTTTGCAATTAGCCTGGCTATTTTATACTACGCATTTAAGGGGTTTATGAAAGCAGACACATCGTTAAGTAAAGTCGCTTGGGCTGTTGTAGGATTAATCCTATTTTCCATCACAGCATCAAACGTACCAGCTTTAGTAGGAGTTTTAGCAGCTGTCGTTCTTTACTTCGTCTATAAAAAATGGAATGAAGAACCATCGATCATTGAACCTAAACAAACACAAACAGAATCAACAGATCCATTCGTGAATTTTGAAAGAGAATGGGCTGAATTAAAAAGAAACTTCTAA
- a CDS encoding PspA/IM30 family protein, with the protein MSLFSRIKNTIAADVHEMLDEKEQKNPIALLNQYLRDCEKEVEKVRKLVERQYLLKEEFTKEYNDARLLADKRKYQVEVAARAGETELMNFAIQEQTHYEERASRLKLSLEQATSHLYELEQKYEEMKHKLKDMHIKRMELMGRENMTRANHRMDQMLEHNGYTGKTGSKFDEMDRYLDRLEHQANSQYHRNTIDSRIAQLEKQLKNQESHSIS; encoded by the coding sequence ATGAGTTTATTTTCAAGAATTAAAAACACAATTGCAGCAGACGTACACGAGATGTTAGATGAGAAAGAACAAAAAAATCCAATTGCCCTACTCAACCAATATCTACGTGATTGTGAGAAAGAAGTAGAGAAGGTTAGAAAGTTAGTTGAAAGGCAATATCTATTAAAAGAAGAGTTCACAAAAGAGTATAATGATGCTAGGCTTCTAGCAGATAAACGTAAGTATCAAGTTGAGGTTGCAGCTAGAGCTGGAGAAACTGAATTAATGAATTTCGCGATCCAAGAGCAGACTCACTACGAGGAGCGTGCTAGCCGCTTAAAGCTTTCGTTAGAGCAGGCAACATCACACTTATATGAGCTTGAACAAAAGTACGAAGAAATGAAGCATAAGCTAAAGGATATGCACATCAAACGAATGGAATTAATGGGTCGTGAAAATATGACTCGTGCTAACCATCGCATGGACCAAATGCTAGAACACAATGGTTATACTGGAAAAACCGGGTCGAAATTTGATGAGATGGACCGTTACCTTGACCGCCTTGAGCATCAAGCAAACTCTCAGTATCACCGTAATACGATCGACAGCCGAATTGCCCAATTAGAGAAACAACTAAAAAATCAAGAAAGTCATTCTATTTCTTAG